Part of the Triticum aestivum cultivar Chinese Spring chromosome 4D, IWGSC CS RefSeq v2.1, whole genome shotgun sequence genome is shown below.
TGGAGATCGAGGAGGCTGATTGGGGACGGATGGGGAAGGGATGGAGAACAGGGCGGTGATTGGACGGAGAGGACGGCCGGCTGAGCGTGGCGGTGGCGGATGGCCGGAGAGGCCGGcgcgcgtggcggcggcggcggtgccgtaCCTGTGCGCATCATGGAGAGCCCGTGATCGTGTTTTTTTTTCCGCAAATCTGCTCGCTTGTGCGTTTTTATGACTGCGGGTTGATTACTCAGAACTAcatggggttttctgcaaaaacgAAACGTTTTCTCTGTTCAGCACTTAAAAAGGGACTGTGGGTTGAATAAGCAGAACCACAGGGACGTTTTTGCAAAAAGGCCGCGACGGTGAGCGGGCGGGCAGAAGCGATAgccgctttattattagggaaagattttaATAGAAATTAGTGGTCAAAGCTATGTTTTGGAGACCATGTCCATATCCATATCGAAAAGCTTATTGTGAACTGGAGGGGGAGTAGTTTTCTGAGTCTAAAAGGGAGATAAGTTAATCCTTGAGAATAGCTTCGAAGGAAAAGGTTTGGTTAGGTGTTTTAATAAATAAAATTTTGTAAAAGTTGGTTTCTGGGTGATGTAGGATCATAGAGTTGAAAGTTTGGAATATCTATTTTTTGTTACTGAATCGGAACATCTTTATTGATGATCTACATGAGCTACTATCAATATGTCTAATTGTGATTTaaatgtaggtgcgtgggactcaagAGTTCTTTATGTAACATGTTCCTTTTAGATTTATTTGTCATGTGTCACTTATTTATCATTTTTTAAAATtagtttctactccctccgttcctaaatataagtctttttagagatttcaatatggattacatacggagcaaaatgagtaaatctacactctaaaatacgtctatatacatccgtatgtagttcatactgaaatctctaaaaagacttatatttaggaacggagggagtagtacatagcTCTGAAACTACAGCAAATGTACAACTCCCTACTATTTTACTGGCTGTTATATTATGTCATATTGTGCTTAATTTACACAATTCAGGTTGAATCCACCATTGCAGCAAAGATTATGAGTACAGAAGTCAATGTAAAATTATCAAAGGTGAGCACTGTATGCTTCATGCCTTATCTTCGAATTAATCTTTTCGGGATGCTGTGAAAAGTAACATTTGTGTGTTTTATTCTCCATTTTGATGTTCTTTCTTCTGTCGCTCATTGCCATGAAATGTCTCATTGTGTTGACCAACCTCTGTTTTTTTGCATCTTCCAATCCTTCAGAAATTCGCGAGAGTCTTAGCAATGCTACCTTCTGTCCGAGTATCTGAGGGCACTTGGTCATTGATGATTCAGAAAGTACTGATTGGTATAAACAATCTTCTGAACGATGCTTTTGTTGGGCTGGAAGAAGGTAATGTTTGTCATGAGCTATTTTTATTTTCGGTTGTACCATTTTAGATTGGCTTTGAACAACTTATCTTTGCAGAAAAGAAAGGGCGTGAGATTATGATGCTTCTAGTTCCACCTGGTAATGATCCTCCACCAGTGTTGGGAGATCAAGTAAAGTTGGGAGGCAATCTGCATGTGACAAAGAAATTTGGTGTCTTCACTGTTCCTACCATTTCAGCCCTTGCCCATTGCTGCTGCATGATGCTGACTAGTTATTACCCGGTTCAGGTTTGTCCAAAGCCTCATCTCTTGGTACATTATCATTACTTATTACCTAATGGCGCTGATAAGCTACCATTAAACATTACATTGCTCTAAACCATATTGTTTTACCTGTCATTGTCAAAAAAGGTCACCGTTCCTGGCCGTGCTTTGATAGCTCTGTCACGGAGAGTGCTCTTAGTTGATGGATCATTGCGCAACAAGTTGTTTCCTTCAACTACTTCCTTGCACCAAGAGCTTATTTGTTTTGAGCTTCCATCATTGCATTCATCTTTCTTGGATTTGCTCCATGCAACTATTAAAGGAATGCGAAGGTACCATGTGTATTGCCTCTTATCACTATTATCTAAAACACATCTCAATGTATATTTTCCACTAGTTTTAAGCTTGCATCAAATACAGCAACATAGACACAAGTGTTTGATAATAATACTTGAATTTGAAGTAGCTTCGGAAACTGGATTTATTATAGAAGTTTTTCTAATATTATTCTGGATCTGAATCTGTACTGGAAAAGAAATATCTAAATTATCTACTTGTCATATTGCAGCCAACTTTTACCGCATGCTGCTAATATTGTACGGCTGGTAACTGATTACTTCAAAATCGCGAAGTTACCTACTACGAGGACAAAAGTTTACAGCATTGTTCAGCTGTTGCTGACCTCCATGGGTGTTGGTAGGTGAttccttttgtttgtttgtttgtatgCTCACAGTTGCATGATTTTATATTTTAAGATAAGTTTTTACAGCGAGTTGTTTTGTCATAATTATGTTCAATCATACCTCAGGCTTGAAATGAATATGGGGACTGCCTGTTTACAGAGTCGGTAACAATTTAACAATGATTCCGCTTATTTTAGAGTGGAGATAGAACACTAATTTTTGCCTTTTTTTTCCTGTTGCCACTGCGGAGTATTAAGTTTGAAATGCATCATCCTTCAAATACTTTATCTGTGGCATGTTCTGTTTGCACATGCGGGAAAACTATCATTGGTTTGGGGGATATAGTTTTTCTGTTCAGACAAACTTTTGTCAATGATGCTCTCTCAGAACTCAAATTTAACAACAGGCTAGATCTTTGAGGTATGACCATGCTGCATCCAGGGGCGTATGGTCTAAACATATTCCTCCATGTCTTCAAACATGGAATCCTTAACTTAACATTCACATTCCCTGCACTGGTCTGTCTGGTGTTTTTCTCTGTTGATTGACTGTCATACTTTGAGTTGCGTCCATACAAATGTTTGGTACATAGCCTTGTTCGTCTTTTAGTCGATTGCGAGTCACACCCATGGCTGAATAAATGATGTCTTTTGTTACCAGGAATGTCTCTCCATTTGTTAGAGGTAATAGTCAGCAATGCAGTTGGTGATCTGGATGATAATTGTGTAAAAGAAATGACTCTATTCAGCACAAATCCATCAAAAGGGACTAGTGAATCTTTGTCAAAAAGTTACTCCAAGAAGAGGAAGCAAGAACCacaaatacaaaattcacatgcCTCGGGTTTGGAGAAAGCAGCAATCAgcccaaagaaaatgaaaacctctTCCATGCCAACTTCATCGAAGGGAATGACCCCAGAAACTCCAGGAGATGTTAGAATGTTCACACCACTCTGTGTTAAAATAGCTGCACTAGAAACCTTGGAAATTCTTCTGAATGTGGTATGCCTAAAATTTATCTTCCTTTTCTCACATGCCTATTATTTGGATTTTTTCTTATTACTTCCCTTGTTATACTTGTTAGTAGAAAGAGCATAGGTAACTCTGATTTGGGACTCAATTTCTGGTCTGTTATGAATGTAGCTGGCTAGGCTTTACCCCTTGTTTATAGCTGAAAGGAACTACTACAGAACCACCTCATTGGCTTTCTTACAGCCTAAGACTTCTTGACTTGACACACTGACTTTTAGCCTAAGACACAGACTTGACTCACTAGCTTACTACCTAAGGAAAATACTTGACTCATGGACTGACTGCAGCACCATCCCAAACGCGTAGCACGCAGTTCATGGAATTTCACCCACCCTAGTCCTTACGTTAGAATGTCAGTGAGTTGGTCTGTGGTGTTGATGTAGTTGGCTCTGACACTCCCATCCTCCAAGCAGTCCCTGATGAAATGGTACTGTAGATCGATATGTTTGCGGCGTTTGTGGAGGTCCGGGTTTGGCCAGCGCTAAGGCAGACTTGCTGTCCACCATTAGCTCGACTGCCTCAGCTTCTCTCCCATGGAGTTCATCAAGCAGCCGAGCCAGCCAAAGTCCTTGTGTTGCAGCAGATGTGGCAGCCACATACTCTGCCTCAGGCAGGACAGAGCCACCACTCGCTGCTTGAGAGACTGCCAGCTCACCAAGCTGTTACTGAGGAAGAACATCATGCCACTCGTGCTCTTCCTGGTGTCGATGTCGCCGGCAAGGTCACTGTCAATATAGCCAATCAGCCGTGTCTTTCCAGTCTTCCACCTGTAGCGTAGGCCGTAGTAGCTGGTGCCAGCGATATAGTGAAGGATGCGCTTCACTGCCATCATGTGCTCTTGTAGGTTGCTCCATGAAGCGACTCACAAAGTCGATGGCGAATGGCAGATCGGCCTTGTGCTCTTGTGGGCTGCCAACGATCCTTTGATACTCTGTGGCATCCACCTTTGATACTCTGTGGCATCCACCTTTTTCGCTGTGCTCTCACGGCTCAGTTTGAGTTGCCCCTCCATCGGAGTATGAGGTGGGTTGCAGCCTTCCATTCCTCCAAGCTGAATGCGCGAGGCATAGTGTGCCTAACATAGTCTGATGCCATAGCCATCTTGCTGGACTTTGATTCTGAGATAGAATGACAGCAGTCCAAGGTCACTCATCTGGAATTTTGCTTCCAGCTCGTCCTTGAAGCTCTCCACTGCTCCCTTAGATGAACCAGTGATgattgttaagcttcatgcactagccaacgcaaccaaaagtttgaactgatggaaagggctaggcaatccacatatacacttcaacaccccctctcacgtgtgacgcGGAAAGTCAACACGTGAACAAACTCagaggtatggctcaagaggcctATACGTGGACAAAAGGGGGCAGCAGTAATTTTTGAATAAATTGTCAAAGctaggacttgaactcaagaccttagactctgataccatgttaagcttcatgcactagccaacgcaaccaaaagttcgaactgatggaaagggctaggcaatccacatatacacttcaacaatgATCAAATCATCCACATAGACTCCAATGAGCACGATTTCATCACCGGTGACGCTCCGGTGGATCGCGTGCTTGCGCCCACTATTTTTGAAGCCAATTTCCTTGAGCGTGCAGTAAAGCTTCGCGTTCCATGCTCGTGGCGCCTGCctaaggccatagagggccttgcgCAGCAGCATGACTTTTCCTTCTTCTCCGGTGATGATGAACTGAGCGGCTGCTTCACATAGACCTTCAGTTCTCCATTATGGAAGGCTGATTTTACGTCCATGTGGTGGATGGGTCACCCCTCCTGGGCAGCCAAAGCAAGCAGCAGACGGATGGATTCCATGTGAGCCACAGGCTCAAAGACTTCATCAAAGTCAATGCCGGCTTGCTGCACGAAGCCGCGTGCGACCAGCTGTGCTTTGTGCTTGATCACCTTACCAGTTACATTTTTCTTCAATTTGTAGACCCATTTGAGGCCTACTGGTTGATGCCCATGTGGTAGATTGACGAGCTCCCGTGTCCTGTTCTGCTCCACTGCATCCATTTCCTTGCGCATGGCTGCTTGTCATGCCTTGTCTCTCTCAACTTCTGCAAATTAGCACGGCTCCCCCGTGCTCGATGAGTGCAGCTTGGCATCGAGGTTGCGTGGCGCAAGTCCAGGCAGTGGTTCTCTAATCAGATTCTAGACCATGCGATAGCGAACTGGTGTGTCGCGGTGAGCAGCATCGAGTCGATCATCATCATGTGCTGTTGTTGTGACAAATTCTGGAGTTGCTGGAGCTGATACAGGTGATGGTGGTGTGGCAGGTGAAGTACCCCGAGTCACATGTCCTGTTGACACAGGCTCAGCTCGCCCTGAGCTGGACGCATAGCTGGGCGCCTTCGCTGCGTGAAGGTAGATGTACTGGATATCGAAGTTGCTGCCTGAGCGTGCGCTGTCGTCCGCTCCCCAATACCAGCCACGTTCTTCATCGAAGATGACATAGTGGGCAATGCGGATGCGTCTTGTCACAGGGTCCAGCAGCCAGTACGCCTCACACTTTCCTCATAGCCGATGAACACAGCAGGAGAGCTGCGGTCGTTGAGCTTACTCAGGTTACCTTGTTAACATACGCCAAGCACCCAAAGGTGCGAAGGTTGTAGACAGCCGGCTTTTGGTCTTGCCACGCCTCGCAAGGTGTCTTTCCAGCAAGGGATTTAGTGGGAGCACGGTTGAGCAGGAAGACAGCAGTGCTCACAGCCTCCCCCGAAAATTCAGTTGGCGTGCTCCTCTGTTTCAGCAGAGCATGCACCATTGCCACCACCGTTTAGTTTCGCCGCTTGACGATGCCATTTTGCTGCGGGGCGTAAGCTGCAGAGAAGTGGTGCTCGATGCCTTCATCAGCATTAAGCGGCGAACCTGGTCGAGATAAACTCGCCGCCGTTGTCCGTGTGGAACACGCCCAGTTTGCGTCCGCATTGAACTTCTGCTGCTGCCTGAATTCTTTTGATGACATCAGGTGTGCTGCTCTTGCCAGCCAGGAGCATCACCCACATGTAGCGAGTGGCGTCGACCACAAGCAGCAAGAAGTAGCGCTGTCCTCCAGGTGTCGCCGGTGAAACAGGACCACAGAGGTTGCCCTGAACGAGCTCAAGTAGCTGCTGCGCGCGGTACCTTGCTTGCCGATGAATTGTGCCACGTGACGATGCTTGGTGATGATACGTGTCGCAGAGCTGCTCCATGTGACCCGGCCATGGCAGCCCTCCAATGCGTCGAAATTGAGATGCCCATACCTCATGCCACCGCAAGCCATGTCGTCGTGGCGGGCAGAGAGACATATTGGCCGGATCACCTGAAGATGTAGGAGGTAAAGGCGATTCCGGCCACGTCTAACCCGAATAAGGAGTCAACCTTGCTGATCCCAGATTCGAAGCACACGTCTTGTGATCAGCCCACATGCACTCTCATCTAGCTGACAAATGCTGATGATCGAGTTCTTAAGCCGTGGGATGTAGTGGACACCGCTGAGGGCCTTGTGTTCGCTGTTCTTGCCAATGAATATGATTGTGCCCATGCCGCAGATTTTGACGATGGAGCCATCACTAAAGGACGGTACCGATGATCGTGTGGTCGAGCTCGGCGAAGGCATTGCCGTGGCCTGTCATATGATTGGTGGCACCGGTATCGAGATACCATCCTTTGACCCACTTATCATTGTCACGCAGAGTGTGGTTGCTAAAGCAATTCCTTTTTTTCATCATATATATAGAGTTGGGGAATAAATTGAAATTTATATAGTTTTATTCATATATCAATAAAATATAGGGTTTAGAAGTAATTTTCTTGATTGCTCCCACCCGCTCATCGTTGTCACGCAGAGTGGTTGCTGAAGCAATTCCTTTTTTTTAATCATATATATAGAGTTGGGTAATAACTTGAAATTTATATAATTTGATTCATATGACAATAAAATAGAGGGTTTAGAGGTAATTTTCTTGATTGCCATGCTGAAGATGTAGAGTCCCTTTGGAATGGGGATAGCTTTTATCATGAAATAATGACACTATGCACTACAATATCATTTAGTCATTTGCAATGTTATCTAATTGTCACAATGGTGCTTGGGTCTCAATTGTCTGTGGTTACATTGTCTGATGTATAATTGCAACAATCAGATGTAATGTACATTTTATTGCCTTTCTCAGGGGGGTTCATTGAGGACAGATCACTGGAGGGCAAAAGTGGACTTGCTCCTAATTAACATAGCTACAAGTGCTTGCGACTCAGGAGCAGGGTATGAGCCATCAACAACCAAAGTCGGGGAGACAAGCATATCACACTTTCGACTTGCTTCATATAAGGCATTGCTGGCATCTTTTCTTTCATCTCCTCATGCCCGGCCACTTTATTTAGCCCAAGGAACTGAACTCTTCAGAAAAGGTAAAATCTCATGTCTATcatttactccctctgtcccataatataggacgtttttgcaagctaatatagcttgcaaaaacatcctatattatgggacagagggagtacttttctGCAGATGGAATAATTAATTTTGTGTCTCGTAATTAATAGATGGTTAATTGAAAGGAAAAAGGGAGAGTTTTGCTTGAACTATCTCTGGATATATACAACAAAAGCAGGCCTTGTACTACTAGCTCTATGACATGGTGCAATCTGCAGCTagaacaaaagataaaatatacttgGTACATTCATACACATGATTCATGCCTGTCCACGTGAGCGCATGAGCTTGATTTGCCTTTTGGCCTGTCGATTTGGTATATGGAAGGAGTTAGCAGTTGGCTAGGGTGTCTCCATATTTTCATGAAAGTAATAGTGTTGGCTAGGGGGGGGTTCAGATATCCTTTAAAGTAACAACTATCATCTCTTGTTTATTACAGGGAAGCTAGAGATAGGCACTACGCTTGCAGAGTTTTGTTCGCATGCTTTGCTGGCTTTGGATGTTCTTACACACCCTCGAGCCCTTTCTCTAGAAAAGGCAGGTCCTTTAGTTCCTGGACTCAACCGCAGTGAACCAGAAAAGGCAATTTTTGGTACTGGCACATTTAACTTTTCACCATCCGAAGGGCAGCGCCAGGTTATTGCGGATGAAGATACTTATGATGATTGGTTGCCATCCATCAAGGATAATGAACCGACAGAAAAGTCCACTCTTGTAAAAGAAGTTCCGCAAATTGGTTCACATACAATTGCTGAGGCAGTAGAAGATGTTCCTGCATGCAACAGGAGTGATGCCATTATGGTGGTTGCGACCACAGAAAAAACCTCCGAGCCAGTGACAGTGGATAATCCTTCTAGCTCCAATGCTGTTTCAAATCCAATCTACTCAAGGCCACCTGAAACACAGAAAGCCGCAGCTACCCCCTTTCGAGAGGAAAAGCGTGCTGATCATGTTGATTCTCTTCTTCAGAATAAAAGCTCAGCTGCGGTCAACCTACCATTCCGCAATCTGGCAACCTCAGGTGAAAAACCATCTGACCCAGGTGTTGCTGCTCTGAGCAGCTATAAAGATGTCTCTTCGACCCGCTTCATTCAGCCCATCAAGGCAGACTTGTCTGATACAGAGTCAGGAGACTCGATGCCAGAAATACAAGATGGCGACCCGGATTCTGACTATTGAGCTTCCTTCAATCAAGGATAAACATATACCCTTGCCTTTTTTCGTCCATCTTTATCAGCATATCCCTGGGGTCGAGCCATTTTTGCTATATATATGGCTCTGTTTATCTAGGAATGACCATCGGCTTAACGTTCGTGTATCCTGTTGCTTTCCGTACCTCTGACACTTGCATGGTTTGCCAGCGCCTTTGTGCCCAGTGCAAGGAAGATGTGGCAGCTCTGTAGAAAAATTATACGAGGATTAgttatttctttttttttgagaaCCTGAAGAAGAGGGACAAGTTGACAAACGTTAACCATGAATTCCAAGCCAAAAATCAGTGGTGATACAAACCAGCTGTTCAAGCAGAACAATAATATAAAACGCCAATGGTTAACTGTATAATACTTGCTGAGTTGGGTAGAACTAATTAAGCTAGACTCCGTTCACTAAAGCCTCAGTACAAGCACTTGTTTTTGACATCAGATCTTGCTATAAGGTAACCATTGTTAATTAACTTCAGATCATCGTAGAAGCAACGAAAAGAAACATGGTATCAAAAGGTATTCTGTGCTGCCAAGTTCTGTATCCTTAGACGGCAGCATGAAAGAAACGCCATCCAGTTTATATCGCCATAGACGAGGGCAAATTTGTTGGGCCAATTGGTCATTTGCCGCCTTTGCTCTGCCTCGGTCAAAATGACCCATCTTATATTGCAATTGATTGTATACCCATCTTTGATATGTCGCTTGTAAGATGCCCCATGTTAAAAATAACCCGCTCTCTTTAGTTGACTACAACAATTGCAGATAGGAGAGACGTCACTGCCTCGACCAAGATCTCCACAGCTCGTCTGTACGCACGTGCGCAGCCTGCTTCGTTTCCCGGCTCCGACTGCTACTCCACCGTTTTTTTTAATATAAAGATTTTATAACTTAGGAGCATTTTACAAAGACAAGCGTGAAAGAAAGCACGCTCGATACAGAGAGGGAATCCCTCGTTGAACAAAGTCCTCCATCAAGACATAAGCAACAAATGGCTGTTTTGAACTTTCAAAGCTCGACGTGCAAGATGATGCACCTTGACATTGTTTCCCCTGCTAATGTGAGCAACTTTGCCATGCTGAAAAGAAGAACTGTTTTGTATCTGTGCAAACAGTGGCCTGTTGTCCCATGGACCTGGAGCAGAGAGAATGTCCGTCGCTTTTGCTGCCGAAACTAGCACTGAACAATCCGTAAAGAAATGTGGATTCTGAATATTGAGTATTTCGGCCAGCCTGGTTGCAAGCATGAGACTAAAAGTTTCAGCTAGAAGAGGAGAAGCCATAGGAGACATAGCTGCAATGTGAAGTTGATGGATTCGATCATTATTCTGAACCTGGATGACGACTCCAATTCCTGCCTGTTTAGGAGTGTGAGCTGGATGTATTTCCCACGCGACATCACAAAAGATTGTGTTGCCTGAAAAAGAGTCTGGGTTTTGTATTGTCGGTTGCACCAGTTGGTCCTGTAAGCAAT
Proteins encoded:
- the LOC123096671 gene encoding proline-, glutamic acid- and leucine-rich protein 1, whose protein sequence is MAGAVGFLADVNDHWLKPRLLRVVVGERMPQPGSTVPPEELASILEAVRTHGLLNEVLQDPSDQKLAEAWRATVDAWLERVGELVESDSPYSCWLGTCFLGVTFQECSSERFAESYSDWFEKILRNLQQGPSSLQLVTVVSCTSMSDLFARLAKFLNLKKEASSFAGRVVEPLLLLLNENGPVADEAIDLLRTVIKLYPSSVNRHYNKVESTIAAKIMSTEVNVKLSKKFARVLAMLPSVRVSEGTWSLMIQKVLIGINNLLNDAFVGLEEEKKGREIMMLLVPPGNDPPPVLGDQVKLGGNLHVTKKFGVFTVPTISALAHCCCMMLTSYYPVQVTVPGRALIALSRRVLLVDGSLRNKLFPSTTSLHQELICFELPSLHSSFLDLLHATIKGMRSQLLPHAANIVRLVTDYFKIAKLPTTRTKVYSIVQLLLTSMGVGMSLHLLEVIVSNAVGDLDDNCVKEMTLFSTNPSKGTSESLSKSYSKKRKQEPQIQNSHASGLEKAAISPKKMKTSSMPTSSKGMTPETPGDVRMFTPLCVKIAALETLEILLNVGGSLRTDHWRAKVDLLLINIATSACDSGAGYEPSTTKVGETSISHFRLASYKALLASFLSSPHARPLYLAQGTELFRKGKLEIGTTLAEFCSHALLALDVLTHPRALSLEKAGPLVPGLNRSEPEKAIFGTGTFNFSPSEGQRQVIADEDTYDDWLPSIKDNEPTEKSTLVKEVPQIGSHTIAEAVEDVPACNRSDAIMVVATTEKTSEPVTVDNPSSSNAVSNPIYSRPPETQKAAATPFREEKRADHVDSLLQNKSSAAVNLPFRNLATSGEKPSDPGVAALSSYKDVSSTRFIQPIKADLSDTESGDSMPEIQDGDPDSDY